The following are encoded in a window of Solibacillus sp. FSL R7-0668 genomic DNA:
- a CDS encoding LysE family transporter gives MSTYFAYVMIGLAIAMPVGAMTVEMTKQGLKNGFLHGWAVGIGGMTIDALLIVALYLGLAKFLALPYIQMPLWIIGAIFLFMLAYDSIKNADKDISLAGEKVQKSFFSTYRNGLLVAVSPGNLVFWISVFGAVLADSYAVNGATQFLVVALGILSGILLHDIGLLTLVSLTRKVMNRNMIKWTSIMAGILLFGFACYFLYEFYVDVKNFI, from the coding sequence ATGAGTACGTATTTTGCATATGTCATGATCGGACTGGCCATTGCAATGCCTGTTGGTGCGATGACGGTGGAAATGACAAAGCAAGGATTGAAAAATGGATTTTTACATGGCTGGGCAGTTGGCATTGGCGGGATGACCATTGATGCATTATTAATTGTGGCGCTCTATTTAGGTTTAGCAAAATTTTTAGCGTTGCCCTATATTCAAATGCCACTATGGATTATTGGCGCAATCTTCTTATTTATGCTTGCCTATGATTCCATAAAAAATGCAGATAAGGATATTAGTTTAGCCGGTGAAAAAGTGCAAAAATCATTTTTCTCCACCTATCGAAATGGTTTACTAGTGGCGGTATCGCCTGGTAATTTAGTGTTTTGGATTTCCGTATTTGGCGCTGTTTTAGCGGATTCCTATGCGGTGAACGGGGCAACTCAATTTCTCGTTGTGGCATTAGGAATCTTATCAGGGATTTTGCTGCATGATATTGGCTTACTGACCCTTGTTTCTTTAACAAGAAAAGTGATGAATCGAAATATGATTAAATGGACTTCGATCATGGCAGGAATTCTATTATTCGGATTCGCCTGTTATTTTCTTTATGAATTTTATGTGGATGTTAAAAATTTCATCTAA